Proteins from a genomic interval of Cuculus canorus isolate bCucCan1 chromosome 19, bCucCan1.pri, whole genome shotgun sequence:
- the BRD3OS gene encoding putative uncharacterized protein BRD3OS, translating into MTDKVMNGRVPLPEKALSEGYARLRYRDTSMLIWQQQQQKLESAPPNTYLSRSRSMWYSQYGNEAILVRDKNKLDVSRDTGQSKFCAIM; encoded by the coding sequence ATGACTGACAAAGTAATGAACGGCAGGGTGCCCCTTCCGGAAAAAGCCTTGTCCGAGGGCTACGCCCGGCTGCGGTACAGGGACACCTCCATGCTcatctggcagcagcagcagcagaaactggaGTCAGCTCCCCCCAACACTTACCTGAGCCGGAGTCGGAGTATGTGGTACTCGCAGTACGGCAACGAAGCCATCCTGGTGCGGGATAAAAACAAGCTGGATGTCTCCAGGGATACGGGGCAATCCAAGTTTTGTGCGATTATGTAA